TGATATTCTTTTTCAACTTTATTTTTTTCTTCCCAATGTATAAGTTTCAAAGTTATACCTTTATTCTGAAAAGCTAGTTCTTTCAGTCTTTCTTCTATTATGTCCAATTTAAAATCTATTGTAGAAAACACCTTATTATCTGGCATAAATGTTACTTTAGTTCCCGTATCATCAGCATTTCCTATTATTTTAAGGCCTGTTACAGGAGTTCCCGGCATAATTTTTTTAAGTGTACTATCATAGGCATATTCAAATTTCTGTTTATATATATGTCCATTTTGTTTTACTTCAACTTCCATCCAGCTGGAGAGAGCATTTACTACCGCTCCTCCAACTCCATGGAGTCCTCCAGAAGTCTTATATATATCATTATTAAATTTACCTCCTGTGTGAAGGGACGTAAACACCATTTCAACTCCATTTTTTTTGGTTACAGGATGGGTTCCCGTAGGTATCCCCCTGCCATTATCTATTACAGACACACTTCCATCTTCATTTAATATGACACATACCTTATCTCCAAATCCATTGGAAATTTCATCTATGGAATTATCTAGTATTTCCCATATACAATGATGGAGACCTTTACTGCCGGTAGATCCTATATACATACCTGGCCTGACACGTACTGGTTCAAGTTTTTCTAATGAAGTTAATGAACTAACATCATAAACGCTGCTTATTTTATCTCCCACAAAATTCCTCCTTCAAATACTAAGCTGTTCTAAGAAAAAATACCCTCTATTTGTTAAAGAAGGTATGCAACTTTAAAATTATTATATAAATAATACTCAGAACATGCAAATTTATTTTACAGGAAAGCTGATTTTTATAACTGTTCCTATATCAAGTTCACTCCATACATCTATTGTACCCTGATGCATATCAAGTATCCATTTTGCAATAGAAAGTCCAAGTCCTGTACCCCCGCTGGATTTTGTTCTTGACTTATCTGCTCTATAAAACCTTTCGAATATATGGGGAATATGCTCTTTGGAAATGCCTATACCTGTATCTGCTACGGTTATAACAGCAGTATTTGTATGCTGTATAAGATGGGAATCCAGTTTGACGGTTCCCCCTTTTTTAGTGTATTTGATGCTATTATCCATAAATATTCTTAGTGCCTCTTTAATAAGCTTCCTATCTGCGTATACACTAAATTTTTCATTATAATCACTTTCTATGTGGTGATCTTTATGGACTAATTTTGTCTCTCTTATCAATTCATCAATAAGTTCACTAAGTATAAAATCTTCCTTTTGAACTTTTTGAGCGTTTTTATCTCCCCTTGCAAGAAATAAGAGCTTTTCCACTAGCTCCTTCATGTTTTCCGATTCACTTTTAATTGCATTAATGGATTCTTCTAGAACTTCCCTGTCATCCTTTCCCCACCTGTACAGAAGATTTGCATATCCTTGAATTACAGAAATGGGGGTTCTGAGTTCATGAGATGCATCAGATACAAATTGATTCTGTTGTTCTACAGAACTTTCAATTCTATCCAGCATTTCATTAAATGTCTTTGCAAGATCCTTTAATTCATTTTTTGAACCCTTTACATTGAGACGTTTATCCAGGGCATTTATAGATATTTCCCTTACAGTATCTGTCATACTTTTCAATGGAGATAAAAATTTTTTACTGGCTTTTGAAACTACAATGGTAATAATAAATAATCCTATAACATTGGATATAAATATGATACCTCCTAAAATTGACATATAATCAGCATTTATTCCCTTATCTATATAGTATTTGAAGCTGGCCATTATACAGACTCCTATTAGTGAGAAAACCATGATGAAACTGAATACATAAGTTATTGTAATTTTAAAAGTTAAGGAAAATCTAAATTTTTCTAAAATATTCCAAGCAATATCTTCTATAAGATCATATAAAAATTTAAAACTCACCTTTGAAAATGAAAATAGTATTTTTATGATTTTAAACAGTATTTTATACAGAGGTTTTCTATTATTCATACCTAAATTGATACCCCACTCCACGAATGGTATATATATACTTTTTGTTGAATTTATCATCAATTTTACTTCTCAAATAACGAATGTATACATCTACTATATTTGTATCTCCTAAATAATCATATCCCCAGACCTTTTCTAGAATATTTTCCCTGGAAAGTGCAATATCTTTATTTACCATTAAATACTTTAAAAGATCAAATTCCTTTTTTGTTAAATCTATTCCTGAGTTTTCATATGTAACAATATGTCTGCCAATATCCATTTGCAGACTACCTGCGTTAATAATATTATTAATTTTTACATTATTATTGCTTTTATGTTTAAACACCACCCTAATTCTTGCAAGAAGTTCCTCTATAGCAAAGGGTTTTGTCATATAATCCTCTGCACCTATATCAAGTCCCATAACCTTATCTGTAATATTATCCTTTGCAGTAAGCATAATAACGGGAATTTCCGAGGTTTGCCTGAGTCTTCTAAGTACTTCCATTCCATTAATGGAGGGAAGCATAACATCAAGTATTATAAGGTCATAGCTTCCTTTTAAGGCTTTTTCTAATCCCACTCTCCCATCTCCAGTCTGATCAACCATATACCCTTCATGTTCAAGTTCCAGCTGAACAAATCTGGCTATTTTTATTTCATCTTCAACAATAAGAATTCTTTCACCGGCCATTATATACACCCCTTTTCAGTTCACAATTCACAATCTATTGTACTTAGTGTATGCTAAATTTATTATACTATCAAGTGATTCTTAGGTTCAGGTGGAGTTTGCTCATGAGAAATACTTTTCTCCACCTGAATCTTAGAAGAACTTATCCAGGCGCGTAGCAGTGCTTATCCCCACTTTGAAGAAGCTGGGGTGTTAGCTAATTACAGCGTTCGGATAAAATTTAAAGCCTGCTCTATGAAAAATCACAAGCAGGCCCCGGTTTAGGCATTATTAAATTCTTTTGTTATTTTATCTTTGACATCTGTGACTACATTTGTAACCTTGTCTATTTTACTGTTGATATTTAAATCTTCTCCATTTTCTCTATGAAATCTTATTTTACAACCTGTAACTAGGGCAATTATAAGAGATACTGCCGCCACTGGCATTGCCACTATGGCAAATATTGCTGCTAAAGTAGATGGTATATTCAATATGGTCTTTTTATCCTTTGATATTACAAATTTTATTTTATTGGCCCTAGTAATCAATCTTTTTACTTTTCCCATAAAATCTGAATTGCCAGTACATTCCTTTTCCGGTTTAATCTTATCTTGTTCTTCAAGATAGGAAAGTGCTTCAACTATATCTCCATTACATTTTTCCAGTGCTTCTTTTGCTTCTTTATATCCTACATTAGCTCTTTTCCTCAATAGGTCAATCTGTTCAATACTAATTGACATTTTAAATTCCTCCAATTCATTTTTACTATCATATTAAATTTTTCTTATCTGCAAATACTTTTTATAGTTATATGATAAGGATTAATGATTAAAATAAAATTAGTAAAAGATTAAAATCTCATTAGAAAATTAACGCAAAAATATATTATATTAATAAAGACTATTCTTAAGAATTCTTTTTTTCTTCATATTTATTATTGACAAAAAATTTAAAAAGCTTTATATTAAATTTATGGATAAGTGATATTTATAAATCATATATATCGAATAATAAGCATTATTATAAGAATATAACTAGGAGGTTTTATTATGTCAAATAACAAAATTTGTGAATCAGCAGATAAAATATTAGAAAATTTTATAAGTTCTCTAGATAATGTACAAACTTCACACCACAGAGTGGACAGTCAGAAAATCAAATGTGGTTTTGGACAACTGGGAGTATGCTGTAAACTGTGTGCCAATGGTCCCTGTAGAATAACACCTACATCTCCAAAAGGAATATGTGGTGCTAATGCAGATACCATAGTTGCCAGAAATTTTCTACGGGCTGTGGCCGCAGGAAGTGGCTGTTATATTCATATAGTAGAAAATACAGCTAGGAATGTAAAATCCCTTGGAGAAACCGGTGGAGAGATAAAAGGAATAAATGCCTTAAATAATCTAGCAGAAAAACTCGGTATAACAGAACCAGATAGCCACAAAAAGGCTGTCTTAGTAGCGGATGAAGTATTGAAAGATTTATATAAACCAAAATTCGAAAAAATGGAAGTTATAAATAAAATAGCCTATGCACCTAGACTGAAGAATTGGGAAGAATTAAATATAATGCCTGGAGGTGCAAAATCAGAGGTTTTTGATGGTGTGGTAGAAACTTCCACAAATCTAAATAGTGATCCTGTCAACATGCTTTTAACCTGTTTAAAGCTTGGAATATCCACTGGAATTTATGGCCTTACCCTTACCAATTTATTGAACGACATCATTTTAGGTGAACCTGAAATAAGACCTGCAAAGGTTGGTTTTAAAGTAGTAGACCCAGATTATATAAACTTGATGATAACAGGTCATCAGCACTCCATGATTGCCCATCTTCAAGATAAACTTATAGAACCTGAAGTTATCAAAAAAGCTCAGTCAATTGGTGCCAAAGGCTTTAGATTAGTAGGCTGTACTTGTGTGGGACAGGATTTACAATTGAGAGGCAAACACTATACTGAAGTTTTTTCAGGTCATGCTGGAAATAATTTTACAAGTGAAGCTCTAATAGCTACAGGAGGTATAGATGCCATAGTATCAGAATTTAACTGCACTCTTCCCGGCATTGAGCCAATAACCGATAAGTTCCTAGTTAAAATGATATGCCTTGATGATGTAAGTAAAAAATCCAATGCAGAATATATAGAATACTCCTACAAAGATAGAGAAAAAATAAGCAGTCATATTATAGATGAAGCACTTGAAAGCTATACGGAAAGAAGAGCTAAAATCAAAATTAATATTCCTAAAAATCACGGTTTTGATGATGTAATAACTGGTGTAAGTGAAACTTCTCTTAGAGAATTTTTAGGAGGCAGTTGGAAACCTCTTGTAGATCT
This genomic interval from Clostridium kluyveri contains the following:
- the cooS gene encoding anaerobic carbon-monoxide dehydrogenase catalytic subunit, translated to MSNNKICESADKILENFISSLDNVQTSHHRVDSQKIKCGFGQLGVCCKLCANGPCRITPTSPKGICGANADTIVARNFLRAVAAGSGCYIHIVENTARNVKSLGETGGEIKGINALNNLAEKLGITEPDSHKKAVLVADEVLKDLYKPKFEKMEVINKIAYAPRLKNWEELNIMPGGAKSEVFDGVVETSTNLNSDPVNMLLTCLKLGISTGIYGLTLTNLLNDIILGEPEIRPAKVGFKVVDPDYINLMITGHQHSMIAHLQDKLIEPEVIKKAQSIGAKGFRLVGCTCVGQDLQLRGKHYTEVFSGHAGNNFTSEALIATGGIDAIVSEFNCTLPGIEPITDKFLVKMICLDDVSKKSNAEYIEYSYKDREKISSHIIDEALESYTERRAKIKINIPKNHGFDDVITGVSETSLREFLGGSWKPLVDLIASGKIKGVAGIVGCSNLTAKGHDVFTVELAKELIKRNIIILSAGCSSGGLENVGLMSPGAAELAGNSLKEVCKSLGIPPVLNFGPCLAIGRLEIVAKELAEYLNIDIPQLPLVLSAPQWLEEQALADGSFGLALGLPLHLAISPFIGGSKVVTKVLCEDMVNLTGGKLIVEDDIVKAADKLEETILERRKSLGLN
- a CDS encoding DUF4342 domain-containing protein — its product is MSISIEQIDLLRKRANVGYKEAKEALEKCNGDIVEALSYLEEQDKIKPEKECTGNSDFMGKVKRLITRANKIKFVISKDKKTILNIPSTLAAIFAIVAMPVAAVSLIIALVTGCKIRFHRENGEDLNINSKIDKVTNVVTDVKDKITKEFNNA
- a CDS encoding sensor histidine kinase; translation: MASFKYYIDKGINADYMSILGGIIFISNVIGLFIITIVVSKASKKFLSPLKSMTDTVREISINALDKRLNVKGSKNELKDLAKTFNEMLDRIESSVEQQNQFVSDASHELRTPISVIQGYANLLYRWGKDDREVLEESINAIKSESENMKELVEKLLFLARGDKNAQKVQKEDFILSELIDELIRETKLVHKDHHIESDYNEKFSVYADRKLIKEALRIFMDNSIKYTKKGGTVKLDSHLIQHTNTAVITVADTGIGISKEHIPHIFERFYRADKSRTKSSGGTGLGLSIAKWILDMHQGTIDVWSELDIGTVIKISFPVK
- a CDS encoding response regulator transcription factor, whose amino-acid sequence is MAGERILIVEDEIKIARFVQLELEHEGYMVDQTGDGRVGLEKALKGSYDLIILDVMLPSINGMEVLRRLRQTSEIPVIMLTAKDNITDKVMGLDIGAEDYMTKPFAIEELLARIRVVFKHKSNNNVKINNIINAGSLQMDIGRHIVTYENSGIDLTKKEFDLLKYLMVNKDIALSRENILEKVWGYDYLGDTNIVDVYIRYLRSKIDDKFNKKYIYTIRGVGYQFRYE